The following coding sequences lie in one Neorhodopirellula lusitana genomic window:
- a CDS encoding PIN domain-containing protein: MSHASVNRHSVLLIDLDNCPHEMLDLAESANVYDVIIASHGNREPRVPLGMASILGQLITSGQIEIWDMPGGKNSADFGLTFVAGRLAAEQPPGTLFEIASRDKDLDHAVALLKRCGHKARRIDSSKPKPIVRTEDHTSLSLDAAKLASSLSGKGANSRPAKRKTLISTSKARCSSAAAGMAALEELIAFDAIHYDAKGLPVYDGDKLKSLAGQAAALAKRKTEPLPVQKISATKPVVEDPQLRLF, translated from the coding sequence ATGAGCCACGCTTCGGTAAACCGCCACAGCGTTTTACTGATTGACTTGGACAATTGCCCTCACGAGATGCTGGATCTAGCCGAGTCCGCGAATGTTTACGATGTAATCATCGCGTCCCACGGCAACCGTGAACCCCGAGTCCCGCTGGGGATGGCGTCAATCCTGGGCCAGCTCATCACGTCAGGCCAAATTGAGATTTGGGATATGCCGGGCGGCAAGAACTCAGCCGATTTTGGACTGACCTTTGTTGCCGGGCGACTCGCCGCGGAACAACCGCCCGGAACGCTTTTCGAGATCGCTTCTCGTGATAAAGACCTGGACCATGCCGTCGCTCTGTTGAAGCGGTGTGGGCACAAGGCACGCCGCATCGATTCATCGAAACCCAAACCGATCGTCCGTACCGAAGATCACACCAGCCTTTCGCTCGACGCCGCGAAGTTGGCCAGTTCATTAAGCGGCAAAGGTGCCAATTCTCGTCCCGCCAAACGAAAGACCTTGATCTCCACCTCCAAGGCCCGTTGTTCCAGCGCGGCCGCGGGCATGGCCGCTCTTGAGGAGTTGATCGCGTTCGATGCGATTCACTACGACGCCAAGGGACTGCCCGTTTACGACGGCGACAAGCTCAAATCGCTGGCCGGGCAAGCAGCGGCTCTGGCCAAGCGAAAAACGGAACCGTTGCCTGTGCAAAAGATCTCCGCAACGAAACCGGTGGTGGAAGATCCCCAGCTGCGACTGTTCTAA
- the mdh gene encoding malate dehydrogenase, which produces MRRAKISIIGAGNVGATCAHWCAAAELGDVVLLDIPQTEDMPRGKALDLMQASPIMGYDSNIVGTNDYADSADSDVVVVTAGIPRKPGMSRDDLLATNAKIVTSVAENIKATSPDAVVIVVCNPLDAMVQQMFKVTGFDPAKVCGQAGVLDTARYRAFLAMELGVSVEDISALLMGGHGDTMVPVPSCTSVGGIPVTQLIDSARLDEIVERTRKGGAEIVSLLKTGSAYYAPAAACAQMVEAVVKDKKRVIPVAAYCQSEYNVGGYYVGVPVVMGSGGVEKIIELNLTSEETAAFQNSVDAVKSLVSTMDGLLSA; this is translated from the coding sequence ATGCGTCGTGCAAAAATTTCGATCATCGGTGCCGGAAACGTCGGTGCCACCTGTGCTCACTGGTGTGCAGCCGCCGAGCTCGGTGACGTTGTTTTGTTGGATATCCCACAAACCGAGGACATGCCACGGGGCAAGGCTCTCGATTTGATGCAGGCCTCGCCCATCATGGGCTATGACTCCAATATCGTCGGCACCAACGACTACGCCGACTCCGCGGATAGCGACGTGGTTGTCGTCACCGCGGGCATCCCGCGTAAGCCCGGCATGAGCCGAGACGACTTGTTGGCGACCAATGCCAAGATCGTCACCAGCGTTGCTGAAAACATCAAAGCCACCTCGCCCGATGCTGTGGTGATCGTCGTCTGCAATCCGCTCGACGCGATGGTCCAACAAATGTTCAAGGTCACTGGATTCGACCCTGCCAAGGTTTGTGGCCAAGCCGGTGTGCTGGACACCGCTCGTTACCGTGCGTTCTTGGCGATGGAATTGGGCGTCAGCGTTGAAGACATCAGCGCGTTGCTCATGGGCGGACACGGCGACACGATGGTTCCCGTTCCTAGCTGCACCAGCGTCGGCGGCATCCCTGTCACGCAACTGATCGACTCGGCTCGCTTGGACGAAATCGTTGAGCGAACCCGTAAGGGTGGTGCCGAAATCGTCTCGCTCCTGAAGACAGGCAGTGCTTACTACGCGCCCGCCGCTGCTTGTGCCCAAATGGTCGAAGCCGTCGTCAAGGACAAGAAGCGTGTCATCCCCGTCGCTGCGTATTGCCAATCGGAATACAACGTGGGCGGCTACTACGTCGGCGTCCCAGTCGTGATGGGTAGCGGCGGTGTCGAAAAGATCATCGAGCTGAACCTAACCAGCGAAGAAACCGCTGCCTTCCAAAACAGCGTCGATGCGGTCAAGTCACTCGTCTCGACCATGGACGGCTTGCTATCGGCGTAA
- a CDS encoding Na/Pi symporter, translating to MSNLQTATVDAPLAEESAVSIPREAGKGNFIQWMAVSILIYLLVCAVGMIGSGFKLATGDQAKEMFEFATNPFAGLVVGTIATALIQSSSTVTSIIVGLVAGGLPVSVAVPMVMGANIGTSITNTIVSLGHVREKKEFARAFSAATVHDFFNLLSVVIFLPLEMAFGLLERIGSFLAGLFVVGDTSMGGLNFVKAATAPVVKTAKGMVEGMSNGLGGTLLIIGGIVLIFLTIHYVGKLLKQLMVGRAKEIMHAAIGRGPISGIMSGTFVTVLVQSSSTTTSLMVPLAGSGAFGLKQIYPFTLGANIGTCITALLAATAVDGNAAAALQIAFIHLTYNVLGVLVIYGIPFLRFLPVRLAEWLGDTASENKFVALAYVLGVFFIIPGVCLGVSSIL from the coding sequence ATGAGCAACCTACAGACAGCGACGGTCGACGCACCGTTAGCGGAAGAGTCTGCCGTTTCCATCCCACGGGAAGCAGGAAAAGGCAACTTCATTCAGTGGATGGCCGTCTCCATTTTGATCTACCTGTTGGTCTGTGCCGTCGGCATGATCGGCAGTGGGTTCAAGTTGGCCACCGGTGACCAAGCGAAAGAGATGTTTGAATTCGCTACCAACCCGTTCGCGGGCTTAGTGGTCGGCACGATTGCGACCGCATTGATTCAGTCTTCGTCAACGGTCACCTCCATCATTGTCGGACTCGTCGCCGGTGGCTTGCCGGTCTCGGTCGCCGTCCCGATGGTCATGGGGGCGAACATTGGAACCTCGATCACCAACACGATCGTTTCGCTAGGCCACGTTCGCGAAAAAAAGGAGTTCGCCAGGGCGTTTTCAGCGGCAACGGTTCACGACTTTTTTAACCTGCTGTCCGTCGTCATCTTCCTGCCTCTGGAAATGGCGTTTGGTTTACTCGAGCGTATTGGCAGCTTTTTGGCAGGCCTATTTGTGGTCGGCGACACCTCGATGGGCGGCCTGAACTTTGTGAAAGCCGCCACCGCTCCGGTCGTGAAAACGGCGAAGGGCATGGTCGAAGGAATGAGCAACGGTTTGGGTGGCACGCTCTTGATCATCGGTGGGATCGTGCTGATCTTCTTGACGATCCACTACGTCGGCAAGTTGCTGAAGCAACTAATGGTGGGACGGGCAAAAGAGATCATGCATGCGGCGATCGGTCGTGGCCCCATTTCGGGAATCATGTCCGGTACGTTCGTCACCGTCTTGGTTCAGTCTTCATCGACCACGACTTCGTTGATGGTCCCGCTAGCCGGATCGGGTGCGTTTGGTTTGAAGCAGATCTACCCGTTCACCTTGGGTGCCAATATCGGTACCTGCATCACCGCTCTATTGGCTGCAACCGCGGTTGACGGGAACGCGGCGGCAGCCCTGCAGATCGCGTTCATTCACCTGACCTACAACGTCCTGGGTGTGCTGGTCATCTACGGCATCCCGTTCTTGAGATTCTTACCCGTTCGTCTTGCCGAATGGCTTGGCGACACCGCATCTGAAAACAAGTTTGTTGCGCTGGCATACGTCCTCGGCGTGTTCTTCATCATTCCAGGTGTTTGCCTGGGCGTCTCCAGCATTCTGTAA
- a CDS encoding TadE/TadG family type IV pilus assembly protein, producing MLLFRKPLTRRSGTYRSNLNDRSLSRIGHLGRRRGDGSRRTGAVMVEFAVVAPLLFLFFFAGFEFCRVAMIRHTVDNAVYESARRGIIPGATAAEVRTEAIRVLSTIGISAFNVQVTPGAINDNTEEVTVRIIVPLDENTFVPATYFVGKQIDRELTMRREGN from the coding sequence ATGCTTTTGTTTCGCAAACCCCTCACTCGCCGTTCTGGAACTTACCGTTCGAATCTTAATGATCGTTCGCTGAGTCGCATTGGCCATTTGGGACGCCGACGAGGCGATGGTTCACGTCGCACCGGTGCGGTGATGGTTGAGTTCGCAGTCGTCGCGCCGCTCTTGTTCTTGTTCTTCTTTGCCGGCTTTGAGTTTTGTCGAGTGGCGATGATTCGGCACACGGTCGACAACGCCGTCTACGAGAGTGCTCGCCGAGGAATCATTCCTGGCGCAACCGCGGCGGAAGTTCGCACAGAGGCGATTCGAGTGCTCTCGACTATCGGCATCTCAGCGTTCAACGTTCAAGTGACCCCCGGCGCGATCAACGACAACACGGAAGAAGTCACCGTGCGCATCATCGTGCCACTGGACGAAAATACATTTGTGCCGGCGACGTACTTCGTGGGCAAGCAAATCGACCGCGAACTGACGATGCGACGCGAAGGAAACTAA